In Rhinoderma darwinii isolate aRhiDar2 unplaced genomic scaffold, aRhiDar2.hap1 Scaffold_427, whole genome shotgun sequence, the following proteins share a genomic window:
- the LOC142710700 gene encoding repressor of RNA polymerase III transcription MAF1 homolog, translating into VVNAVNSSLVSALGEDFTSLKPDLWDAVDEEICLSECDIYSYNPDLDSDPFGEDGSLWSFNYFFYNKKLKRIVFFTCRSISAYTYKRADVGSEIDMDLEEEMEDDDLSHIGGDRPSMMCS; encoded by the exons GTGGTGAATGCGGTGAATAGCAGCCTGGTGTCTGCTCTGGGTGAGGATTTCACCTCCTTGAAGCCTGATCTGTGGGACGCTGTGGATGAAGAGATCTGCCTGTCGGAGTGTGACATTTATAG CTACAACCCTGATCTGGACTCTGATCCCTTTGGGGAGGACGGGAGCTTGTGGTCCTTCAACTATTTCTTCTACAATAAGAAGCTGAAGAGAATCGTGTTCTTCACCTGCCGCTCGATCAG TGCATAcacctataagagggctgatgtgGGTTCCGAGATAGATATGGACCTTGAAGAGGAAATGGAAGACGATGACTTGAGCCACATTGGAGGTGATCG GCCTTCAATGATGTGCAGCTAA